The sequence GGCGACCTCGCATCCATCGGCACGGCGGAAATCGTACATGCTGCGGCGCGCGGCGAGAAGATCACGACGATCTTTGTCAACAACGCGATCTACGGCATGACGGGCGGACAGATGGCTCCTACGACGCTGGTGGGACAGGTGACGACAACTTCTCCTTACGGCAGGAACGCGGAAACGCAGGGTATGCCTGTGCGTATGGCGGAAATGCTCGCTACGCTTGACGGCGCGTATTACATCGAACGTACGTCGGTACACGACGTGCCCAATATCATCAAGACCAAAAAGGCCATCAAAAAGGCTTTTGAGTGCCAGATGGCAGGCAAAGGTTTTTCGATGGTGGAAATCCTCTCCACATGCCCGACCAACTGGGGACTTTCTCCGGTGGAGGCGCTCAAGTGGCTGCAGGAAAACATGATTCCCCAATATCCTTTGGGCGTAACGAAGGAGGGTAGATAGTCATGACACAGCAGATTATTTTGGCGGGTTTCGGCGGACAAGGCGTACTGCTCGCAGGCCAGATCATCGCCTACGCGGGAATGAACGAAGGCAAGAACGTTTCCTGGCTGCCGTCTTACGGTCCGGAGATGCGCGGGGGCACGGCAAACTGTAATGTGGTCGTTTCCGACGAGGAAGTCGGTTCTCCGGTCGTGGTGGAAGCGGATTGCGTAATCGTTATGAACAGGCCGTCCCTGGAAAAATACGAGAAAGACTTAAAGCCGGGCGGCGTATTGCTGATAGACAGCGATCTCATCGAGGTAGAGCCGCAGCGCAGCGACATTAAGGTAGTCAAGGTTCCGGCCAACACGCTGGCGGAGCAGGCAGGCAGCGTTAAGGCGGCGAACATGGTCATGCTGGGCGCATACAACGAATGCGCGCACATCGTAGACAACAAGACGATCATCGATTGCCTGGCAAAGCTCATGGGCGAGAAGAAAGCACACCTCATCCCCATGAACGAAGAGGCGCTCAGGCTGGGCGCCCAGGCTGCAAAATAAAACGGTTAAAAACAGAGCGAAAGACCCGTATGGAATTTTCCACGCGGGTCTTTTTTATGGCATGAAAAGGCCCCCATACCTGATTGCGTATGGAGGCCGAGGATTATTCATTCGTTAGCCTGCGGGCTGCGGGTCCTGCGAAGGAGAAGGCTCCGGAGCAACCGACGGCGTTGGGGCCGGCGTCACTGTCGGCACAGGCGTTTCGCTGGGCGAGGGTGATTCTGAGGGCAGGTCCCAGCCGGGGAAGTGCACGTTGCACTCCGTATTCGGGTCGCCGCCCGACGAATAGGTAGTGGCTCCCTCCGCCATTTCCGGCGTAGTGGCGATCATGCTGCCGGCGCCGCTCCACCTTGAATATGGCGAATCCGACGGGAATGAATACTGCTTGATGGTATATGCCGATTCCTCAGGACATACGCCCTCGATGAAGCGCATTCCCGAAACGCCGCACATCTTGATCTCGGAGACGGAATGATAACCGCTGCATACTTCGGTAGGCTCTGTGCCGCTTAGCATCCAGCCGGTAAAGGTGGGGCAGCCGGAGCCGGGTTTCAGGCCGGTATATTGGCAGACAGTAGCATTTGTATTGATATTGAAAGCCGACGGCTCGCCCTCGATGATCGGCTTGTCCGGCAGACCCTCGTGGATCTTCTGCATATATTCTTTCCACAAGGGAGCGGCGACGCCTCCGCCATAATAGCGTCCGATTGATTTATTCTGGTCATGACCAACCCAAACCATAGAAGTATAATAAGGGGTATAGCCGGCAAAGGTAACGCCCTTGTGGTCGCCGACCGTACCTGTTTTACCTGCGGTCGTGATCCCATCGAGCCGGGCCTCGTTGCCGGTACCCTCGCGTACGGCTTGCTCGAGCACGTCCGTCAGCATATAGGCTGTGGAGGGCTTGAAAGCCTCGTGTACGTCGCGGTCTGTGGTCGTGTCGATGATCACGTTCTTGTTTGCGTCGCGTACCTGTGTAAACGAAACGGGCTGGCGGTATTCGCCCTCGTTGGCGATGGCCGCGTAGGCCGCCGTCATCTGGATGGGCGTGACCTCCGAGCCGCCCAGAGCAAGCCCTACGCCCGTGGGCGTGATATTCTCGTCGGGAATACCCAGCTTATGCAGGTATTCCACGGACGTATCGATAGTCACGTAATCCATGAGCGTACGCGCGGCGGCCACGTTCAAGGATTTGACGACGGCGGTGCGCATTTCAATGGGGCCCTGCTCGGCGCCCGACTGGATTGCGGGCGCGCCCTCGCTGCCGTCCTTAACGAGCCAGCCCGTGATGGGCGCGTCGATGTAAGCGACGGGCGAAACGGGACCGTACCCGATGTCAAACGCAGGGCCGTATACGGCAATCGGCTTCATGGACGAACCGACCTGCAAGCCCTCGTTTGCGCGGTTGATACTGCGGCGGATGGTGGGGGTATCCCGCGAGCCGACGATGGCCACAAGATAACCGGTTTCGTTGTCGATGACCGCGGCAGCAGCCTGCGGCTGCTGGGTCACAATACCGCTGCTGTCCGTGATTTCAGTCGATACGTTTTTAGGGAGCGTAGGATAACCGTCGTAGTCCGCAAGGGTGTTCTGTACGGTTTCCTGTATCGTCGGATTAAGCGTCGTATAAATTTCGTAACCGCCCGCGCGCATTTCGCGGTCTACTTTCGCGCGGTTTGCTTCCGTATCCTCCAGCCCCTCTTTTTCGAGCAGGAAAGTCTGCACGTCATGCACCACGTATTCCACAAAATGCGGATACTGGTACAATTCGTTGGCGGGGGATTCCGGCTGGACCTGCATCATTTCTTTCCATGTGTCAAGATAGCCGTCCTTTAAGATTTTGTCTCCCTCATAACCGGGAGCAAGGCACTCGGGCGCGAGGTAGTCGGCGGAGGGGATCGTTACTTCGTTATATTCTTCCTCGGTGATCATGCCCGCCCAATACATACGCTCGGCAACGATATTCATGCGGTTGATGAGGTCGGGCAGATGCTCCGGATAGGTGTAGGTCGCAAGACGCGGGTTGTATTTGGTCGGGTTTTGCGTGATCGAGGCGATCAAAATCATTTCGCGCAAATTAAGTTCGGAAAGGTCTTTGCCGAAATAATCCTTGGCGGCG comes from Christensenellaceae bacterium and encodes:
- a CDS encoding 2-oxoglutarate oxidoreductase — encoded protein: MTKVFQKTKMLTDVPFHYCPGCTHGIIHRLVAECIEEMGMEDKAVGIAPVGCAVFAYNYFNCDMMEAAHGRAPAVGTGIKRTCPEDLVFTYQGDGDLASIGTAEIVHAAARGEKITTIFVNNAIYGMTGGQMAPTTLVGQVTTTSPYGRNAETQGMPVRMAEMLATLDGAYYIERTSVHDVPNIIKTKKAIKKAFECQMAGKGFSMVEILSTCPTNWGLSPVEALKWLQENMIPQYPLGVTKEGR
- a CDS encoding 2-oxoacid:ferredoxin oxidoreductase subunit gamma — encoded protein: MTQQIILAGFGGQGVLLAGQIIAYAGMNEGKNVSWLPSYGPEMRGGTANCNVVVSDEEVGSPVVVEADCVIVMNRPSLEKYEKDLKPGGVLLIDSDLIEVEPQRSDIKVVKVPANTLAEQAGSVKAANMVMLGAYNECAHIVDNKTIIDCLAKLMGEKKAHLIPMNEEALRLGAQAAK